One window of the Rosa rugosa chromosome 3, drRosRugo1.1, whole genome shotgun sequence genome contains the following:
- the LOC133737708 gene encoding uncharacterized protein LOC133737708 — protein MGAIALKPGTLRFMRWVPNFSPACQRNTNAQVWVRLWDLGLEYWEAQTLFEITNGIGVPIRIDANTLDRKFGLYERVLVDIDLSTEPPLEIMVEREGGGTLVLEVEYEHLPLSCSHCGNVGHAISSCNWLRPSQAKEVKENDINSRRGRKRSRSRRHRAKKSNVFQVYVAKKVVEVVQQIGDPSSTDPNASSGISRIVHNDMVETSQVPETQLSPLAAPSPRVHSPILGPPSVGGLAGIVAVPTVNAFQALANESETDSEGETTEIQSSDDVQRGADVIIEEDTISKTPSPKELPKDMAQSESDVHKAKSVGVIWKMKNLLVIIHMLRLS, from the coding sequence ATGGGTGCCATTGCTTTGAAGCCTGGAACATTGAGATTCATGCGCTGGGTTCCTAATTTTTCCCCTGCATGTCAGCGCAATACAAATGCCCAAGTTTGGGTGAGGTTATGGGATCTTGGACTCGAGTACTGGGAAGCCCAAACACTCTTTGAAATCACCAATGGAATTGGTGTCCCCATCAGGATTGATGCGAACACACTTGATCGAAAGTTTGGTCTATATGAAAGGGTTCTGGTGGATATTGACCTTTCCACAGAACCCCCATTGGAAATTATGGTAGAACGTGAGGGTGGTGGAACCCTAGTTTTGGAAGTTGAATATGAACATCTGCCCTTATCATGCTCTCACTGTGGTAATGTGGGTCATGCTATTAGTTCTTGTAATTGGCTTCGTCCTTCTCAAGCAAAGGAAGTGAAGGAGAATGACATTAATTCAAGGAGGGGGCGTAAACGAAGTCGATCCCGTCGACATCGTGCAAAGAAGAGTAATGTTTTTCAAGTCTACGTTGCTAAGAAAGTGGTGGAGGTGGTTCAACAGATTGGAGACCCCTCCTCTACTGATCCTAATGCATCATCTGGGATTTCACGGATAGTACATAATGACATGGTCGAGACTTCACAGGTTCCAGAGACACAACTTTCTCCTTTGGCTGCACCTTCTCCAAGAGTGCATTCACCAATTCTAGGACCTCCGTCTGTGGGAGGTTTGGCAGGTATTGTAGCTGTACCTACTGTTAATGCTTTTCAGGCCCTCGCAAATGAGTCTGAGACTGATAGCGAGGGAGAGACCACAGAGATACAATCTAGTGATGATGTGCAACGTGGAGCGGATGTTATCATTGAAGAGGATACTATTTCCAAAACTCCTTCCCCTAAGGAGTTACCTAAAGATATGGCTCAGTCAGAATCTGATGTTCATAAAGCTAAGTCTGTTGGGGTGATTTGGAAAATGAAGAACCTCTTGGTAATCATACATATGCTCAGGCTGAGTTAA
- the LOC133740817 gene encoding E3 ubiquitin-protein ligase PRT1-like: MENVTDQVKNLMLCQQRSGSPKQISVADVLCAACKELLFRPVVLNCGHVYCESCIVKQDEEKIRRQVCQSFHPTGLLDEDLQNFLVEQFPKELAHRRDGVQLKHVNPTACESKSSKEAEKSSGSYHIGVGCDYCGMYQIIGDRYRCKDCVEKIGFDLCNDCYNTSSKLPCRFNQQHTAEHQFELIRGNIIRDQFKDNE, translated from the exons ATGGAGAATGTTACTGATCAAGTAAAGAATCTCATGTTATGTCAGCAGCGGAGTGGAAGCCCCAAGCAGATTTCAGTTGCAGATGTGCTATGTGCTGCATGCAAAGAACTGCTGTTTCGTCCTGTGGTTCTTAACTGTGGCCATG TATATTGTGAAAGTTGTATCGTCAAACAAGATGAAGAGAAGATTAGACGTCAAGTTTGTCAAAGTTTCCATCCAACCGGACTTTTGGATGAGGATCTGCAAAACTTTTTGGTCGAACAGTTTCCTAAAGAACTTGCACATAGAAGAGATGGTGTACAGCTAAAGCATGTTAATCCAACTGCAT GTGAAAGCAAAAGCAGTAAAGAAGCAGAGAAGTCATCGGGTTCATATCACATAGGAGTTGGCTGTGATTATTGTGGG ATGTATCAGATAATTGGGGATAGATACCGGTGCAAAGATTGTGTGGAGAAAATTGGATTTGACCTTTGCAATGATTGTTATAATACTAGTTCCAAGCTTCCATGTCGATTTAATCAGCAACATACAGCAGAACACCAGTTTGAGCTTATACGCGGCAACATTATTCGTGATCAGTTTAAGGATAATGAGTGA